The genomic region GACTCTTGATCTCATCTGAACAGTTCTTATGAATATCAATAAATATATGGGCAAGTCTCCTTCTGGTATGCCCCCTCAACCAGCAAAAAAAGTAGAAAGAAAAGAGTAAGCCCAGCATGgtgaaaatggccgctgcaacAACCAATGTTGAACCGCGCCCGATAGCTGAGAGTGCAGTATGTGCAATAActacaacataagaaaatgccatactgggtcagaccaagggtccatcaagcccagcatcctgtttccaacagtggccaatccaggtcataggaacctggcaagtacccaaaaactaagtctattccatgtaaccattgctaatggcagtggctattctctaagtgaacttaatagcaggtaatggacttctcctccaagaacttatccaatccttttttaaacacagctatactaactgcactgaccacatcccctggtaacaaattccagagtttaattgtgcgttgagtaaaaaagaactttctccgattagttttaaatgtgccccatgctaacttcatggagtgccccctagtctttctactatccgaaagagtaaataaccaattcacatctacccgttctagacctctcatgattttaaacacctctatcatatcccccctcagtcgtctcttctccaagctgaaaagtcctaacctctttagtctttcctcgtagggaagctgttccattccccttatcattttggtagcccttctctgtaccttctccatcgcaattatatcttttttgagatgcggcgaccagaactgtacacagtattcaaggtgcggtctcaccatggagcaatacagaggcattattacattttccgttttattcaccattccctttctaataattcccaacattctgtttgcttttttgactgccgcagcacactgaaccgacgatttcaatgtgttatccactatgacacctagatctctttcttgggttgtagcacctaatatggaacctaacattgtgtaattatagcatgggttatttttccctatatgcattaccttgcacttatccacatatcAGAAGCCCTTGTCTGATGATGTTTCAGCTCAAATTGCAGATTTAAAAGAATCATTTAGCTATTTTGGCCGAGATTGGATAACGTGGAAGGCCATATATCTATGGTAGAGAGTGAGGCACTGAAGGTGgagaaaaaaatttcaaaagcTTGAGAAAATGGTTGTGGTGCAAGATGAAAAACTGGAAGAATTAGAAAATTGCTCGAGGCACAATAATTTGCGATTCATTGGTTTGGGGGAAATGAATGAAGAACAAAAATTGACAGATATACTCATGCAGTGGCTTCCTGATTTTTTACATCTACCGGATCTAATGGGTAACTTAATCATCGAGAGAGTCCACAGGCTTGGGCCAAAGAGGGGAAATGATAACCGGCCCCTCATTGTGATTTCCAGATTTCTAAACTTTCTCCACAAACAACAAATTTTGCGGGCTTCCCAAAAATCAACCTCCCTGAATTATGAAAATGCCCAAATTACAATTTTCCAGGACTTCTCTGTCCTCTGTCTGAGCAGGACTCACTTCTATTGGGAACCAAGGAAAACTCTCACTCTATTGGATTTATTAAATGGAGCTCTCAGATGGGCAGAATCTTTTAATCTAgggaaaaaccccttccaaaactgaTAGCATACAaaaaagtctatggcacagagagtaaatcctccttttctctccccacCAGATGGGTGTTCCCAGAGATGTTGCCTTCCTTTACTAATGGTTAGCAGATCTTTTGGATTGCTTTGTTGTGATACAGTCTCTTTAGCACTCTCTCTTAGATCCCAGATGGAAGAGATCCTCCTTGAAACAATCAGTTCTTTTGCTTCTCACAAGAAGTAAGAAGCAgccaaacttcctcctggattttCTAACAAAAATGCTTTTTTCCCAAAAAACTGATTTTAACACTGGAGTTGTTCCTTGCAGTGGGTTATGGTCACTTCCTTCCTCATTGCGGGTATGGAGGGCAGattttccctatccctgggcatcccagacACAAGGTTTGACAATCTCTGTGCCTACAAAAGGACCAGGTGTCTCACAAagctcctaccatgaaaaatctcaaaaccctcaaagggatatcccaaccagctagtgaATAGACTGGAAGGAAAACCCTGCCGACCCTAGCCTTATTTTACTGACTGGGCCTGCAAAACAACAAAATCTAAACTTCTCTACACCTCTGCACTCTTTGAcaacctaaagggactgccttTCAAGCTCACTGTTAAGAGCTCCTAAATAGACTTCCagggggctggccattccagactCCTAAAACGGAGGACCATAGGGTCTACTACATGAATTTTTATCTGTATTAATGGCATGGTATTGAAACACAGTATTTGAGCACCTTGTATTTAAAAAATCAACCTGTTTTGTGAAAGCATAACTGTACATTTtgatgggaagactagatgggtCATGTGATCTTTTTCTGACATTGTTTCCATGTTTTTATGTTATAATATAGCTATAAGGTACCCAATTCAAAATATTCCCAATTCTGTATAAATACTATCTCAGGTTCATACTCTGTTAGGTAGCTCTAGCTGAGTGAATGGTTAATAAGGAGTTCCCATATAAAATTACTCTCTCTCCCTAGAACCCCATGTCATATAAGAATAACACATCATTGATCCTTAGAGATAATGTATTAGTATGAGAGCAATAATTATTTTATAAGAACAAGGAAACCCAGAAATCAGACAAAAGATATTCCTTAAAagaatatgcatatttatttcatatgataaaaaatataatctTTAAGATCAAGTCTTATCTTAGATACAGAAAGATAAAAGATGGCTATTCTTATCAAATATGAGTTAATTGCCAGTGTGGTCCCAGACTGCTATCTGCCCTTGTGCGGTAGTTGGAAATAGCAATACTTGAGTACTGATTTTGCattgtatttatactttttatttgtTAATAATTTATGATATCATTACTCGGAAATTTAGGCACCCAGTACTCTTAAATTGATAAAGTCTTGTCTCAGAAATTTAGATACTGAATTCCTAGTACTCTGAGAACATCATTTTTCCAAGAAATGTATACCCATGTAATTCATGTATTCTTTATCTAGAAGATTACAAACTAGATGCATAGGAATCTAAACACAGTGGGGtcgattttatttttaaaaaaagcatgcgcaaacaaaagtacgccggatttcaatagataggcacgtagccgcatgtatctgttaaaatccggggttagcACGTGCAAGgttgcccaaaattggcagcctgcgcatgccgagccgtgcagcctgcctccattccccccgaggccactccgaaattggagcggcctcggaaggaactttccttctaccccccgcaccttcccctccctaactccccccagccctatctaaatctccctacctttgttttaaaagttacgcctgcgtaGGCCAGCTGGCCAGCCAGCCGgcgcgcaattccccggcccgggagctatTTCgtaggcctcggccatgcccccaaaacaccccgggctggaaccacgcctgcggccctgCCCCCTAATGAAGCGCTGGCCATGACATGCCCCTGATGACGTGCCGGCCACGACACACACCcccaagaaagccctgggactttcgcacgtcccggggctttgtacacaccggcagcctatgcaagataggttcggcacgcgcagggggggtttagggtaggttttcggggggtatgcacgtaacctacatgcgtacccctttcaaaatctgccccagtaaGTCTTACATCATCTATTCATAGTTAGCTGGATGAATGACTAATTCTGCCCTCAAAAAAAGTTCAATGCTATCAGCATGTTGCAGTCAGTCAATTGTAATTGAGATAAACACATATTCTTCAGAAAATGACTTTAGTTTTATGAAGCAGCTTTCTCAGTGCATCTTTGATTTCCTTGTTTCTTAGGCTATTGATGAAGGGATTTAAAGTGGGAATTAAAACTGCATAAAAAACAGCTATGACTTTGTTCACATCAGACTCATTTCCTGTCTGCTTTATGTACATACTAAATACGGTGCTATAGAAAATTATAACAACTATAAGGTGGGAGGCGCAAGTAGAGAATGCCTTGCGTTTTCCTTTGGCAGATGGGATTTTCAGTACAGTGACAATGATTAAAATATAGGACACAATGGTCAGCAGAAAGGAGCACAGTATTACTGTAGAGGAGAAAATGATGTCTACCGTTTCCTGAAGGTGGATTGAGGAGCATGAAAGTTTTAAAACTGGAATAGCTTCACAGAAAAAATGATCAATTAAATTGGGTCCACAAAAAGGAAGTCTTGTTATGAGTAGCACAGGGATAAATGTAGTCACAAACCCTCCCATCCAAGCACTAGCAGCCAGTCGGATGCAGATCTGACTCCTCATTATTGAAGAATAATGCAGTGGGATACAGATGGCAACATAGCGATCTAGAGACATCAGCCCAAGAATAAAAAATTCAGTAGCTCCTAAGAAGGTAAAAAAATAGACTTGCATCAAACAACCTGCATATGAAATAGTTTGAGTTTTGCTAAAGAAGTTGGCCAACATTTTGGGCACAGAAACAGAGATATACCCAATCTCTAAGGAAGACAAATTAGCCAAGAGAGCATACATTGGTGTGTGAAGATGATGATCCATAATAACCAGAAGCAGTATCGTAGCATTGCCCATTACAGACATTAAGTAGAtaattagaaacataaagaaatatAGGACTTTTAGAGTTAGAGGTCCCTGAAATCCTAAAAGAATGAATTCTGTCACTCTGCTTTGATTTCCTTCATCTGTCTCACTCATGTCTTCTGATAGATTTTACCTGAAAAAATATAAATGGCAATTATGATTGCAACAATGAAGCTCAACCTAGACCATTAATCTTCATGCAAAAATGTACAAGGTATTGAATTACCAACTTGAAGTGtgcatgaaaatgtttttaatttgtttcatttttttcatttacattttttctatTATATGCAtaatagcaaaaagaaaaaaaaaaaaagtaaaggccTTCCCATGGACAAaaaacactggggtagattttataaaaaagcacgcacgcgtacttttgttcatacaccaggcgcaaacaaaagtaagccggatttcaatagatacgcgcgtagccacgcgtatctattaaaatccagggtctgtgcgcgcaaggctgcccaaaaatgaggaaaggtacacaaagatgggatttctacaatgtactctcgccctagcttgatagcacccaggtagcGAGTGCATCCATACAAAACATGCTCTATACAGTCAAGAGCAATTAACCAACATATATAAATAACTCTATATGAGTTTAAATTTCTGTAAATAAATCTATATGAGTTTAAATTTCTACTGTATTTCTCTATTCTCCCAGTTCAATCATCCTTGTTCTTTGTTACTGCATTTTCATCTGCACAAGTTCCAGTTTTATTGTATCTTACACcccctgttcaactgtaaaccggcacgatgtgattgtatcatgaatgccggtatataaaaaccttaaataaaatataagaaatgccctAATAAAGACTTCTAATGCCCTGaaataatagttaaaaaaaatttcatgATTCTTACTAAACAGTCAACACTCAGAATGGGACAGATTTTCCAAAGAGCACCGACACAAAAAtcacacattttaaaaacagaagCTAATTTTTACTGTTAGATGCTGATCCTAATGTTGGATATTGCTGCCATTTCTACTGATCTTGCTTTTCATCTTCAAAATAGATTCATTTAGGCAGAGATCAATCATCAAAATTTGAATTTAATCACATTTATAATAAACTCCTGCTAATATTTCATTCCTTAAAAATCATTTTTGCCCTTTTTTCTCAGacttagattttaaaaaataagtaaCTAAAGATTAAAAATGTGCCCATTGGCCAGTCTAAGAAATACACACTCTATTGCCTCTAGATCTAGCAATACTGAGAACCCTCCTGACAAACATACTTACTGCACTGGTTAATCTAACAATTGTTTCTTCTGCAGTTCCAGGTTTCCTATCTTGGATGCATTAGGTGCAGCTTTATTTATTGAAATACATTTGGGAACAATTTCCCAGAAGAAACTCAAGTTTTTCTTACCAACAAAATCACAAGAGAAttaattaatgagctgctttattCTTTGGGAATTAGCATACTCTCTTCTGTTTTGTTCTGCAAAATTTGTTCTATCTTTCAgcaaaataatttagaaaaatattAGGAAAATACATCAATCAACTAGAAAAGAGTTTTACAAAGCAACTCCCTTGCAAGAGATGAACATGATAACCGCATTCACAACACTGAACCACTTAAGGATCTAACTTCTCAGTAACAATATTTGCGTACCATCATCCAGGGAAGAGAACACTATTGAGTAAAATTTCAAATTGGCATAAAATATTAGCATGAgcataagtagcctgtattcgcgtatatgctattttataaacatgaagGGCCAAATATTCATAAGAAAATGGCTAAGACCTAGATTTACCAACGTCGCAGAGCTCCCTGAATCGCGCACTAAGGGGGGGGCGGTCCTAtgatagctggcagcgatcgcacctccgcggtgccaatgctgccggcgtcgcgccaaaaaactacaccataaaaggtgtagttattcagcgcgaaacggacagcgataaaggtgcttaccttttgCTGTCAGCACAGTCTTCACGgcatcagccccggtgccgccccgactcctcctcttccggggtcgaTGCCGCTCCGACTCCGCCCTCCATCTTGGTATTGCGTGCGgtccgcttggaaaatgaccccctaagtaagTTAAATGGATAACATTTTCCTTCCTAATTTACATGGGATATATTTAGCAGCTtagttatgctgctgaatatctcctaTTCGTTgctacttagctgggtaagttatatccagataagAAAGTCCTGCTTTGTGGcaggggggaggtggctggtataggtgaagctccagcctggccCACTACAGGGAGCATTCACCAGCTGTTTGACTTAGGCAGCAGCAACTACCCCACAGCAACAAGAGCTCACACCCATGCCACCCATCATTTGTCTCCTTTCACGGACTGTTTATCTTCCAAATTAAACAACATTTTGACCAATTTTTCCACTGTTCCTATATGGTTTTGGACCTCAtttcctaagcatttttcctatagatacagaataggagaaacgtcttagtaaaccaggcccttTGTAATTTGCCTGAACATTGTGCTGTTAAGTGGTCTGTATGTGAAACTGTTTCTGCCTTTGAAGTTTTCTGCTCATTATCTATGTTGAACCCATTATTTTGTCCTTTAAAAACAAGGAAGTGTATCTCCTTGAGTCTGTCTGGCCAGATCCGGGAAGACACGGACTTTCAAATCAAGAAAACATTCTAAACAATGATGAAAATACATCTTGAGAATCCATTCTCTATCGGGTTGCAGAGGTAACCAAATCCTTTTGGGTTGTTTCCAAAATATTAATAATATCCAATTGGGAATCAATAGTAGTAAGAGCCTGGGCACCTTGTTGGTCTTTCGGTACCTTTTTTAAAAGGGTGGAACATAATAAACTTTAGAAACAAAAGGAAGAGTTTGCTCAGGAATCTTAAGAGCTTCAACTAAATATCTCATCCACATATCTCTGGGAGAGATTAGCGgtctttaggaaaattaataaggtGAAGATTCTTAGCTCGAGCTTGATTTTCCAACAATTCCATCTTGTTATTTATCtcaatattggggcagatttttaaaaaatatgcgcacctggcgcaaacaagagtacgccagattttaatagatacgcgcgtagccacacgtatcttttaaaatcagaggtcggggcgcgcaaggctgcgcaaaatcagcctGCGCGCGCCGTGCCGCAcatcctgcctccattccctccgaggttgctccgatttcggagcagcctcggagggaactttctttccagcgccccctagccacgcgtatcttataaaatccggggtcggcacgcgcaagggggtgcacatttgtgcaacctgcgtgcgccaagcccggcgcatgctgcctgttccctccacctcccctcaccttcccctcccctacctaaccgaacccccccccccccccgatctaacccccccccacctttgttagcagatttacgcctgccagtggcgcaccatcacccgacccgggggctggtccggaggcctcgaccatgcccccaggccagcgtcacgcccccaacatgcctccCGCCCCACCCCGAAATTCGTgctgcccacccgacacgccccctttgcaaagccccgggacttacacgcgtcccggggcttgcgcacgccgccgagcctatgcaaaataggctcggcgcgtgcagggggggtttggagtaggttttcgggaggtacgcgcgtatccctttgaaaatctaccccagtatgtctCAATATCTTTTGAAACTGTTGAAACATTCATTTATCTTTGCTTCAGGTATCTTATAATATTCTGCATGTTATGAATTGTAAGTCTGGAGTTTTTACCTTTAGTTTTTCTGTATTTGTAGTATCATCATTAAAAGATGTAAATCACCAGTTACAGTTAgtcttgtttggtttttttttattagagatatattaatatttttccattttactATTTAAGAACATTTGTAAGAATAAACTTTCTGATCACAGGACAATCTCGGTGCTTAGATAACAAAGAAGTGCAAGGAAGGACGCCAGCATAGGGAGTGCTTAGTACATGTTGCTGTATCCATCTCAGTCAGGCCTCTCAGATATCCAGCAAACTCTGAAACTCCAATTTATTTCTTAGGATATTGGACTCGCTGTTTGATTCCGAAGCAGAACCTGCCAGCACAACATTGTCTTCCTATAATcaataaaaatggaaaactaAGTCAAGCACATTTCATTCAtaaaaaaatagggatgtgaaggTGTAAAAGATAATTTTGGGCAGCTTAGCTAGATCCTCAGAAGACTTTGTAATGCAAAGAGAGCTATGGATCAGAGCAGACCCCAATGATTAATGattgtagatagatagatatataactTATAGTTTAATTACAAGGATTATAAAGGCATGACCCTATCACACCTGTTTCCCCTTCATTCCTGAGAGGCCCTGGC from Rhinatrema bivittatum chromosome 13, aRhiBiv1.1, whole genome shotgun sequence harbors:
- the LOC115075315 gene encoding olfactory receptor 6N1-like codes for the protein MSETDEGNQSRVTEFILLGFQGPLTLKVLYFFMFLIIYLMSVMGNATILLLVIMDHHLHTPMYALLANLSSLEIGYISVSVPKMLANFFSKTQTISYAGCLMQVYFFTFLGATEFFILGLMSLDRYVAICIPLHYSSIMRSQICIRLAASAWMGGFVTTFIPVLLITRLPFCGPNLIDHFFCEAIPVLKLSCSSIHLQETVDIIFSSTVILCSFLLTIVSYILIIVTVLKIPSAKGKRKAFSTCASHLIVVIIFYSTVFSMYIKQTGNESDVNKVIAVFYAVLIPTLNPFINSLRNKEIKDALRKLLHKTKVIF